A single genomic interval of Dyella sp. BiH032 harbors:
- a CDS encoding toprim domain-containing protein — protein MYQSEADIRRKREENYRREKEITEQLLRNLKGRWGSVLAGIIPGMQDAINAGPRKKVACPINNHGDGKLTKKVLGDGRVQVKKSEPDFRIGKDFEETGHCICTCDNTMANGFRVIMVYHSCTFMEAKQMVIDFLGGSLVADHVKKVERPEASPEEIARADAKVRDRLNWMWEGTFDPKHPRSQPMRNWIESRGLPDCSDIQNVRFHPSLRYVDPQPVGDLGKFPAQVALLEDINGRPVTLHRTYLKRDGRGKADVPKARKQETHVSDRAPSGCAVRLDTFQFPVLGIGEGLESSYAARAMVRDLGIPMWSTLDAGLLRNVVLPDWAKVVIVFGDRDRGMAGQVSTYELVDRARNEGRRATGLLPPFAIPEDAKSIDWDDVVRVMGLEAAKRLPIFLQWKMKLRQVLREMGQPIEALERMAA, from the coding sequence ATGTACCAGAGCGAAGCAGATATTCGGCGAAAGCGCGAAGAGAACTACCGGCGAGAGAAGGAAATCACTGAGCAGTTGCTGAGGAACCTCAAGGGTCGTTGGGGCTCTGTGTTGGCGGGGATCATTCCCGGCATGCAGGACGCCATCAACGCCGGACCGCGCAAGAAAGTCGCGTGCCCCATCAACAATCATGGCGATGGGAAGCTGACCAAGAAGGTGTTGGGCGACGGTCGTGTGCAGGTGAAGAAGTCCGAACCGGACTTCCGCATCGGCAAGGACTTCGAGGAGACTGGGCACTGCATCTGCACCTGCGACAACACGATGGCCAACGGCTTTCGCGTGATCATGGTGTATCACAGCTGCACGTTCATGGAAGCTAAGCAGATGGTCATCGACTTTCTCGGCGGTTCGCTCGTTGCGGATCACGTCAAGAAGGTCGAGCGTCCAGAGGCGAGCCCCGAGGAGATCGCAAGGGCCGACGCTAAGGTCCGCGATCGTCTGAATTGGATGTGGGAAGGGACATTCGACCCCAAGCACCCCCGCTCTCAGCCGATGCGCAACTGGATCGAGTCGCGCGGTCTGCCCGATTGCTCCGACATCCAGAACGTCCGTTTCCACCCCAGCCTTCGCTATGTGGATCCGCAGCCCGTGGGCGACCTCGGAAAGTTTCCAGCGCAGGTTGCACTGCTGGAAGACATCAACGGCCGACCCGTAACCCTCCATCGCACCTACCTCAAGCGTGACGGCCGAGGGAAGGCCGATGTACCCAAGGCACGTAAGCAGGAGACCCATGTCTCAGATCGTGCACCAAGCGGCTGCGCCGTTCGTCTGGACACTTTCCAGTTTCCCGTCCTGGGAATTGGTGAGGGCCTGGAGTCGTCGTATGCAGCAAGGGCCATGGTCCGTGACCTTGGCATTCCGATGTGGTCGACGCTGGACGCCGGCCTGCTCCGTAACGTTGTTCTGCCCGACTGGGCCAAAGTCGTAATTGTGTTTGGCGACCGAGACCGCGGCATGGCAGGGCAGGTATCAACGTACGAGCTGGTTGACCGGGCTCGCAACGAAGGGCGGCGTGCGACGGGTTTGCTCCCGCCGTTCGCTATCCCTGAAGACGCGAAGTCCATCGACTGGGACGACGTCGTGCGCGTGATGGGTTTGGAAGCTGCAAAGCGACTGCCCATTTTCCTGCAGTGGAAGATGAAGCTGCGCCAGGTCCTTCGGGAAATGGGGCAGCCGATCGAAGCACTTGAACGGATGGCTGCGTAA